One part of the Cyclobacteriaceae bacterium genome encodes these proteins:
- a CDS encoding sigma-70 family RNA polymerase sigma factor, which translates to MNLETSAIIEAIKAGSEKILFQLYEAYRDEFVSWAIRNHQVSIEEAKDVFQESIIGLYKNVKSGKADALESSIKTYLFSIGKNIILNALKRKGIESKVYESFVSVHDNGINDHYEQEHLINLVKRLYKAMGSPCKEILEMYYERGFDMESVASRVGYKNADVAKKKKYECLKSLEERISMSRLKDILN; encoded by the coding sequence TTGAATCTCGAAACTTCAGCCATAATTGAGGCCATTAAGGCTGGCAGTGAGAAAATCCTTTTTCAGCTTTATGAAGCTTATCGGGATGAGTTCGTGAGTTGGGCTATCAGAAATCATCAGGTATCCATTGAGGAAGCAAAGGATGTTTTTCAAGAATCGATTATTGGGCTTTATAAAAATGTAAAATCCGGTAAGGCGGATGCGCTTGAATCCTCGATAAAAACCTATCTGTTTAGTATCGGAAAAAACATCATTCTCAATGCTTTGAAACGCAAGGGCATCGAATCTAAGGTTTACGAATCATTCGTTTCCGTCCATGACAACGGAATCAATGACCATTATGAACAGGAGCATTTAATAAATCTGGTAAAACGACTATACAAAGCTATGGGCTCGCCCTGCAAAGAAATTCTGGAGATGTACTATGAAAGAGGCTTCGACATGGAGTCAGTGGCATCGCGTGTTGGCTATAAAAATGCAGATGTGGCAAAAAAGAAAAAATATGAGTGCCTGAAATCATTGGAGGAACGAATAAGCATGAGTCGATTAAAGGACATTTTAAACTAA
- a CDS encoding SHOCT domain-containing protein — MLKDEIKIKVFNIEAWYDKTWWAVSNIEFSVSHSITLLFTNKRVYYSSSLENLSYSYENISGIEVLKTALHVKRKHIMPALIAYFTIAVIMVMMKLSWIAPYFLALLVVISLWALLGRKYVYRISFISQNAGVLCAFFIDRDEKLVYEIQQAFEKGKQNTVKSAFTSQEYLNPGSQVKTLEDLKMAKELLDLGAISQEEFEQIKHQALGAKIQPKIIQQEKLGNSELRPRAERPKNEKLNAQTTPITDLKKTGKKTSKSLLYITIVFFLLVLVFFVFKYFTNGSEYETILAEAPVENTTTINEDQNSATHKDQDVSSEKPKSDFLTTPTGERYRMLKVQIPNHDEQMTTSEIEITGPVEGIYFNSSEEPTAYIKIQYDNDKIWVSSWKGDKQSTKEEAYVTSKGLLSLGGQEFDYDRFDESIADVRALTLTNSAGVVFYWYYDH; from the coding sequence ATGCTAAAAGATGAGATCAAGATTAAAGTATTTAACATTGAAGCCTGGTATGATAAAACTTGGTGGGCTGTAAGCAATATTGAATTTTCCGTCTCTCATTCCATTACTCTTTTATTTACTAATAAAAGAGTATACTACTCTTCAAGTTTGGAAAACTTAAGTTATTCATACGAAAATATCTCTGGCATTGAGGTTCTCAAAACCGCTCTGCATGTAAAAAGGAAACATATAATGCCGGCCTTGATTGCTTATTTTACTATAGCTGTAATTATGGTAATGATGAAACTATCGTGGATTGCTCCATATTTTCTTGCTTTATTAGTTGTAATTAGTCTTTGGGCACTGTTGGGCAGAAAGTATGTCTACAGAATTTCATTTATTAGTCAAAATGCCGGGGTTTTATGCGCATTCTTTATAGACCGTGATGAAAAATTGGTGTATGAAATACAGCAAGCTTTTGAAAAAGGAAAGCAGAATACTGTCAAGAGCGCATTTACTTCTCAAGAGTACTTAAATCCGGGTAGCCAGGTTAAAACATTAGAAGATTTAAAGATGGCCAAGGAACTTCTTGATCTTGGTGCTATTTCTCAAGAGGAATTTGAACAAATCAAGCACCAAGCACTTGGCGCAAAAATTCAACCCAAGATAATTCAACAAGAAAAGTTGGGGAATAGCGAACTTAGACCAAGAGCAGAAAGACCTAAGAATGAAAAGCTAAATGCTCAGACTACTCCAATTACAGATTTGAAAAAAACCGGAAAGAAAACTTCTAAAAGTTTACTTTACATAACCATTGTATTTTTTTTATTAGTTCTTGTATTCTTTGTATTTAAGTATTTTACTAATGGTTCAGAATACGAAACTATTTTGGCTGAAGCACCAGTTGAGAATACCACTACTATAAATGAAGATCAAAATAGCGCAACCCACAAAGATCAAGACGTCAGCTCTGAAAAACCAAAAAGTGACTTTCTGACTACTCCAACAGGAGAACGTTATAGGATGCTTAAAGTACAAATTCCAAATCATGATGAACAAATGACTACTTCTGAAATTGAAATCACAGGTCCCGTAGAAGGTATATACTTCAATTCATCAGAGGAACCCACTGCATATATTAAAATTCAATATGATAACGATAAAATTTGGGTTTCATCTTGGAAGGGAGATAAACAGTCCACTAAAGAAGAAGCTTATGTTACAAGTAAGGGACTTCTATCTTTGGGTGGTCAGGAATTTGACTATGACCGGTTTGATGAATCCATTGCAGATGTAAGAGCACTTACGCTTACTAATTCTGCTGGTGTTGTTTTTTATTGGTATTACGATCATTAA
- a CDS encoding CHAT domain-containing protein, whose product MALIFHQSAQYEKALPIFIELSNKFKGSDAIPNYALCQLKIADIVRNYGGVNTAIELLNINERLLEIRLEKPTLELAQNYITKAEALYTANRLTEFKESILKSIAIKRRLGLSEKYLAEDYLHLARYYKELPNQDDSCYYWVQKSLRLAKSDKSFTAYILPRIYSMIGYYYHPASIAYFGNKKDSLMRHFSLSRKYYDSAILALKRQPVPDILMESRIYHNLGNSYSNEAGVENKIELLHHAIAYYRRSESLYEKFGAPSEMAGKDWVIGKAYERLKQYDSAIQQFQIGISRLIPEFDGVNVNELPPLQPTLHDSRFITLVSIKANNFLFKYRQNQDFNSLQLAYKHYEFLLSFNHYLLSKSLQEQELTHWNYLYGSNAYQSLIITAYELYKKTNNKAYIITAYGLIASAKYAWLSKNDIEPLMSNSINASVLKQESEIVKNNILRNVTGVNINELNTILPSIPKHIESMSLANFNIANQFLDTISFKRIQFELKQRREVLLDFYVWGNELYSVIISENDLAIVKHILPSDFNSDVWKLKYELTKYKPREYARIANRVYLETLDSVLLHIPKNSKRVVICPDGNLQNIPWDALVSDTLNVETFKSLNYLLNQYVMRTVITPRHLVMESKMSQGFLGITSDFELSKRFSQIPFSNGLVKTKAHDLKGQAMSSIPSESFDTNILHIASHVVNDSLRPYRSTIFLNEHDSITLTELSGSRIKPKLAILNGCQTGNGTYYQSEGTISFARAFYSLGAESVLMTLWSVDDKATADLLTLFYEEMESGNDLDYSLRNAKVTFLESDASDELANPYYWAGLQLSGKSDQILKSNGLRTVFISIVFFMFIAIATIAYRLKFKKHEKFIQERLKLS is encoded by the coding sequence ATGGCGTTGATTTTTCATCAGTCAGCCCAGTATGAAAAGGCACTTCCTATTTTTATTGAACTGTCAAATAAGTTCAAGGGATCAGATGCAATTCCAAATTATGCTCTTTGTCAGCTTAAAATCGCTGATATTGTGAGAAATTATGGCGGTGTCAATACGGCAATCGAACTTCTTAATATTAATGAAAGATTATTGGAGATACGACTCGAAAAACCAACTCTCGAATTAGCGCAAAATTATATCACAAAGGCAGAGGCACTTTATACGGCAAACAGGCTTACTGAATTTAAAGAATCAATTTTAAAATCGATCGCCATAAAGAGAAGGCTTGGACTGTCTGAAAAATATTTAGCTGAGGATTATCTTCATTTGGCTCGATACTATAAGGAACTACCTAATCAAGACGATAGCTGTTACTATTGGGTACAAAAATCGCTCAGGCTGGCAAAGTCTGATAAGTCCTTTACAGCTTATATACTGCCAAGAATTTATAGCATGATAGGCTATTACTATCACCCTGCATCAATTGCCTATTTCGGAAACAAAAAGGATTCCTTGATGCGGCATTTTAGTCTGTCAAGAAAGTATTACGACTCTGCTATACTGGCTCTTAAAAGACAGCCAGTACCTGACATCCTGATGGAAAGCAGAATTTATCACAATCTGGGCAATTCATATTCGAATGAAGCAGGAGTTGAAAATAAAATTGAATTACTCCATCATGCTATCGCTTATTACCGTAGAAGTGAGAGCTTATATGAGAAGTTTGGCGCACCATCTGAAATGGCGGGTAAAGATTGGGTGATTGGCAAGGCTTATGAAAGATTAAAGCAATATGATTCGGCAATCCAACAGTTTCAAATTGGTATTTCTCGTTTGATTCCGGAGTTTGATGGAGTGAATGTGAATGAACTCCCGCCCTTGCAACCTACCCTTCATGATTCACGATTTATAACTCTTGTTAGTATCAAGGCCAATAACTTCCTTTTTAAATACAGACAAAATCAGGATTTTAACAGTCTACAATTGGCGTATAAGCATTACGAATTTCTACTGAGCTTTAATCATTATTTACTTTCAAAGTCGTTACAAGAGCAAGAATTAACTCATTGGAACTACCTGTACGGTTCTAATGCGTACCAATCACTGATAATCACTGCATACGAATTGTATAAGAAAACGAATAACAAAGCATACATAATTACCGCATATGGACTGATTGCTTCTGCGAAATATGCATGGCTATCTAAAAACGATATTGAGCCATTAATGAGTAACTCAATTAATGCCTCGGTTTTAAAACAGGAAAGCGAAATAGTTAAGAATAACATTCTAAGAAATGTCACCGGTGTAAATATTAACGAGCTAAATACAATTCTTCCTTCAATTCCAAAGCACATTGAAAGTATGTCATTGGCTAATTTTAATATAGCCAATCAATTTTTGGATACGATTTCCTTTAAAAGAATACAGTTCGAATTAAAGCAAAGAAGGGAAGTGTTGCTTGATTTCTATGTTTGGGGAAATGAACTATACTCAGTAATTATTTCAGAAAATGATTTAGCAATTGTGAAGCACATCTTACCCAGTGATTTTAATTCAGATGTTTGGAAGCTAAAATATGAATTGACAAAATATAAGCCAAGAGAATATGCTCGCATTGCGAACCGTGTTTATCTTGAAACACTTGATTCCGTTTTACTTCATATCCCAAAAAATAGCAAGAGAGTAGTTATTTGTCCCGATGGTAACTTACAGAACATTCCCTGGGATGCTCTGGTCAGTGATACGTTGAATGTAGAAACATTTAAATCCCTGAATTACTTACTTAATCAGTATGTAATGCGAACAGTAATTACCCCAAGACACCTTGTTATGGAAAGCAAAATGAGTCAAGGCTTTCTTGGTATCACTTCAGATTTTGAACTTTCAAAAAGATTTTCACAAATACCATTTTCTAATGGGTTAGTGAAAACCAAAGCCCATGATTTAAAGGGTCAGGCTATGTCCTCAATACCAAGCGAATCTTTTGACACTAATATATTACACATCGCTTCACATGTCGTAAATGATTCATTAAGACCATATCGTTCAACTATATTTTTAAATGAGCATGATAGCATAACCTTAACTGAGCTTTCCGGTTCTCGTATTAAGCCAAAACTCGCTATCTTAAACGGATGCCAAACCGGAAACGGAACCTACTATCAATCGGAAGGCACAATAAGTTTTGCTCGTGCGTTTTATAGTTTGGGAGCAGAAAGTGTTTTAATGACGTTATGGAGTGTTGATGACAAAGCTACTGCGGATTTGCTTACGTTGTTTTATGAGGAAATGGAGAGTGGAAATGATTTGGATTACTCTTTAAGAAATGCAAAAGTCACTTTCCTTGAAAGTGATGCGAGTGATGAATTAGCAAACCCTTATTATTGGGCAGGCCTGCAACTCAGTGGAAAGTCCGACCAAATCCTAAAATCTAATGGACTAAGGACTGTATTTATTAGTATTGTTTTTTTCATGTTTATAGCAATCGCCACTATAGCTTATAGGTTAAAATTTAAGAAGCACGAAAAATTTATTCAAGAGCGTCTAAAGCTTTCTTAG
- a CDS encoding SPFH domain-containing protein, giving the protein MALVEVVKFKGDNSEFVWKFPSNDLKLGAQLIVNTSQCAFFVKNGKVLDAFNEGRYTLKSANIPLLNKLINLPFGGDSPFSAEVWFVNLITKLDNKWGTVKPINLEDPLYNVIVPVRAFGQFGIKIIDAKKFLITIVGTAHVFAANEIIDYFRAKILSSVTTLISRKIILDKISLLQLGVFQDDLGKFCQAEINKEFTEYGVEATAFNFMSINIPADDPSFIKLKEAKELAMKVKTIGKDIYQMDRSFNVMEKAAENEGNAGSLLNAGLGLGAGIGLGNLIGNQFGQVGSTLNVNSNKSQLVPPLIRYYFVINEIQSQGYLLSDLPLLITEGLLKKETLTWREGLTDWVEAGVIEEIKLLFGSTPPPIPKRQ; this is encoded by the coding sequence ATGGCACTAGTCGAAGTTGTAAAGTTTAAAGGAGACAATAGCGAATTTGTCTGGAAATTTCCGTCAAACGATTTGAAACTTGGTGCTCAGCTCATTGTTAATACATCTCAGTGTGCATTTTTCGTTAAGAATGGCAAAGTACTGGATGCCTTTAATGAAGGCAGATATACGCTCAAGTCAGCAAATATTCCATTACTTAATAAGCTTATTAACCTTCCATTCGGAGGAGACTCACCATTTTCGGCAGAAGTTTGGTTTGTAAACCTTATAACAAAACTTGATAACAAATGGGGAACTGTTAAGCCCATAAACCTTGAAGATCCACTTTACAATGTAATTGTTCCCGTTAGAGCATTTGGTCAATTTGGAATAAAAATTATTGATGCAAAAAAGTTTTTAATCACAATAGTTGGCACTGCTCATGTATTTGCGGCCAATGAGATTATTGACTATTTCCGGGCAAAAATTCTGAGTTCAGTAACAACACTTATTTCCAGAAAAATTATTCTTGATAAAATTTCATTACTCCAGTTAGGTGTTTTTCAGGATGACCTTGGAAAATTTTGTCAGGCTGAAATTAACAAGGAGTTTACTGAATACGGTGTAGAAGCAACAGCGTTCAACTTTATGTCAATAAATATTCCAGCTGACGACCCATCTTTTATCAAACTAAAAGAAGCAAAGGAATTGGCTATGAAAGTGAAAACCATTGGAAAAGACATTTACCAAATGGACAGAAGTTTCAATGTAATGGAAAAAGCAGCAGAAAACGAGGGCAATGCGGGGAGTCTATTAAATGCAGGGCTTGGATTAGGTGCAGGTATTGGTTTGGGTAATCTCATAGGTAACCAATTCGGCCAAGTAGGTAGTACTTTGAACGTTAATTCTAATAAATCACAGTTAGTACCACCGCTTATCAGGTACTACTTTGTAATTAATGAAATTCAAAGTCAGGGATACCTATTAAGTGATTTACCTCTACTGATTACGGAGGGACTTCTTAAAAAGGAAACACTTACATGGCGTGAAGGTTTAACCGATTGGGTTGAGGCCGGTGTAATTGAGGAAATAAAATTACTTTTTGGTAGCACACCGCCACCTATTCCAAAAAGGCAATAA
- a CDS encoding geranylgeranylglyceryl/heptaprenylglyceryl phosphate synthase produces the protein MKILETLKENQKLGKKSIAVLVDPDKVADAAALQHLINLASENCVDYFFVGGSLVTTTNLSEIVKQIKDNVNLPVILFPGNSIQIEPSADGILFLSLISGRNPELLIGQHVVAAPIVRNTRLEVLPTGYMLISSGRTTSVAYISNTTPIPDDKYSLAACTAMAGEMLGLQLMYLDAGSGAEKEISARMISAVRKAIHTPLVVGGGINTAQKALTALEAGADMIVIGNALEKDPNLLIEIADKVYEWNQSVNAGKN, from the coding sequence ATGAAAATTCTTGAGACGTTAAAGGAAAATCAAAAGCTGGGTAAAAAATCCATAGCGGTATTGGTTGACCCTGACAAGGTAGCTGATGCTGCAGCGTTGCAGCACCTCATTAACCTGGCCAGTGAAAACTGTGTTGATTACTTTTTTGTAGGGGGAAGCCTGGTTACTACTACCAATCTTTCAGAGATTGTAAAGCAGATTAAAGATAATGTAAACCTGCCGGTAATACTTTTCCCGGGTAACTCTATACAAATAGAACCTTCAGCCGATGGAATTTTATTCCTTTCGCTGATCTCAGGGCGCAACCCTGAATTATTAATTGGCCAACATGTAGTAGCCGCTCCCATTGTGCGCAACACCCGATTGGAAGTATTACCCACCGGATATATGCTGATTAGTTCAGGACGCACTACTTCCGTAGCCTACATCAGCAACACCACACCCATACCCGATGACAAATATTCCCTGGCCGCCTGCACAGCCATGGCCGGTGAAATGCTGGGGTTACAACTCATGTACCTTGATGCAGGCAGTGGTGCCGAAAAGGAAATCAGTGCGCGTATGATCAGTGCCGTGCGTAAAGCCATACACACACCGTTGGTTGTTGGGGGCGGCATTAACACCGCTCAAAAAGCACTCACAGCGCTGGAGGCCGGAGCTGATATGATTGTGATTGGCAATGCCCTGGAGAAAGACCCCAACCTGCTCATTGAAATTGCCGATAAGGTGTATGAATGGAACCAAAGTGTGAATGCAGGGAAGAATTAA
- a CDS encoding phage holin family protein yields MLKETLLKFFKLDGLIENLSGYFETRIELLKYELKEDIARAMAKVAIVALIVIFLTLFTIFISIAVAYGLAESVGTYGGFGIVAGFYFLLMLILVFFREPISHKLEQEIKKSFKKKQQHHEGDGNG; encoded by the coding sequence ATGCTAAAAGAAACCTTACTTAAATTTTTTAAACTGGACGGGCTTATTGAAAACCTCTCAGGGTATTTCGAAACCCGCATTGAGTTATTGAAGTACGAATTAAAAGAAGATATAGCCAGGGCAATGGCTAAGGTGGCTATTGTGGCCCTGATTGTAATTTTTTTAACGTTGTTTACCATCTTTATCAGCATTGCCGTGGCCTATGGATTAGCCGAATCCGTGGGAACTTACGGTGGATTTGGCATTGTGGCGGGTTTTTATTTTTTACTTATGCTGATTTTGGTTTTCTTCCGCGAGCCCATAAGCCATAAACTGGAACAAGAGATAAAAAAATCATTCAAGAAAAAACAACAACACCATGAAGGGGATGGAAACGGATGA
- a CDS encoding Na/Pi symporter, whose translation MFVFALDLMISSLQNLGSTAAEAILLATSNPFTALFIGLLITAMIQSSSTATSLVVALVASGSITIDSAIPIIMGANIGTTITSTIVSLGFINKKKEFRRAVAAGTYHDFFNILTVSILFPLEYYNGFLSNLSGWITENFFTISKGGASANFSPLWSGFSPIIDFLVKIIPSGFLLALFSFGLLFLSILLFRKLISGLLMASSPEKFSRFFFKNTLKSFFWGLVTTAAIRSSTITTSVVVPIVAQKIITLRKAVPFILGANMGTTVTAIIAAALSANTASAITIAMAHFLFNLIGVLVFYPLPILRNIPVAMANGLGRLTIRYRLAGFVYILVVFFFIPFSLIYLNKDSTEVLELTYKKTNVITGEESSYRIVSKQQKRSQSGEWLIYRRNKIDPDEIFPVYKKNTVLFINKEMILFNEPGFCWDGENKEGKYQLCVKEVLPKLTLGETLSFDSVYVYTQRYYHHPDSASSTVYVSALYPVVLQTIRQEKNVVIETRKITSFNRK comes from the coding sequence CTGTTTGTATTCGCCCTTGATTTAATGATTTCATCGCTGCAAAACCTGGGCAGCACCGCAGCAGAAGCCATACTATTGGCTACCTCCAATCCATTTACTGCACTCTTCATTGGCCTGCTCATCACGGCCATGATCCAAAGCAGTTCAACCGCTACCAGTTTAGTGGTGGCCCTGGTGGCTTCCGGCTCCATCACCATCGACAGTGCCATACCCATAATTATGGGCGCAAATATTGGCACTACCATTACCAGTACCATTGTTTCGTTAGGCTTTATCAATAAGAAGAAAGAATTCAGGCGTGCCGTTGCAGCAGGTACCTATCACGATTTCTTCAATATTCTTACCGTATCCATTTTATTTCCGCTGGAGTATTACAACGGGTTTCTCTCCAACCTTTCGGGCTGGATAACCGAAAACTTTTTCACCATCAGTAAAGGGGGGGCTTCCGCTAACTTTTCCCCATTGTGGTCGGGGTTTAGCCCGATTATAGATTTTCTGGTTAAAATAATCCCCAGCGGATTTCTGCTGGCCTTGTTTTCTTTTGGATTATTGTTTCTGTCTATTCTGTTGTTCAGAAAATTGATTTCAGGACTGCTGATGGCGAGTTCACCGGAAAAATTCAGCCGTTTCTTTTTTAAGAATACCCTCAAATCATTTTTCTGGGGATTGGTAACTACAGCCGCCATTCGTTCCAGTACCATTACCACATCGGTGGTGGTGCCCATCGTGGCACAAAAAATTATTACCCTTCGAAAAGCAGTTCCGTTTATACTGGGGGCTAACATGGGCACTACGGTTACTGCTATTATCGCAGCCGCCTTAAGTGCCAATACGGCCAGTGCCATTACTATTGCCATGGCTCATTTCCTTTTTAACCTCATTGGGGTTTTGGTATTTTATCCGTTGCCGATATTACGCAACATACCAGTGGCCATGGCCAACGGATTGGGGCGCCTTACCATCCGTTACCGATTGGCAGGGTTTGTCTACATTCTTGTCGTTTTCTTTTTTATCCCGTTCTCACTCATTTACCTCAATAAAGATTCTACGGAAGTGCTGGAGTTAACCTACAAAAAAACGAACGTGATTACCGGTGAGGAATCTTCTTACCGTATTGTTTCCAAGCAACAGAAAAGAAGCCAGAGCGGGGAATGGCTGATTTACAGACGAAACAAGATTGACCCTGATGAAATTTTTCCGGTGTACAAAAAGAACACGGTACTGTTCATTAATAAAGAAATGATTTTATTTAATGAGCCCGGCTTTTGCTGGGATGGTGAAAATAAAGAAGGAAAATACCAACTGTGCGTAAAGGAAGTACTACCTAAACTTACCCTTGGCGAAACCTTAAGCTTTGATTCGGTTTATGTGTACACACAGCGATACTACCACCATCCTGATTCAGCCAGTAGCACCGTGTATGTCAGCGCCCTGTACCCGGTTGTTTTACAAACCATAAGGCAGGAAAAAAACGTAGTGATAGAAACACGCAAAATCACTTCATTTAACCGAAAATAA